The Zalophus californianus isolate mZalCal1 chromosome 7, mZalCal1.pri.v2, whole genome shotgun sequence genome includes a region encoding these proteins:
- the LOC113927913 gene encoding LOW QUALITY PROTEIN: protein numb homolog (The sequence of the model RefSeq protein was modified relative to this genomic sequence to represent the inferred CDS: substituted 2 bases at 2 genomic stop codons), with amino-acid sequence MIHCFRVTLGAPCNTSLCSQITNAFSTPSKDPFSSAPMTKPVTVIAPQSPAFQVLPIANGTDSAFHVLAAKPAHTALAPVAMPVRETNPSHAPDAANKGIAATRSGTEWGQSSGAASPGLLQAGHRRTPSKADRWLEEVSKSVQAQQPQASAAPLXPVLXPAPPTSMTQPAPPFQGNAFLTSQPVPVGVVPPLQPAFVPAQSYPVANGMPYPAPNAPVVGITPSQTVANVFGIAGHPQAAHPHQSPSLVKQQTFPQYEMSSATASPFFKPPAQHLNGSAAFNGVEDGRLASGDKHTEVPAGTCPVDPFKAQWAALESKSKQRTNPSPTNPFSSDLQKTFEIEL; translated from the exons atgattcattgttttcgtgtaacactcGGTGCTCCGTGCAAtac CTCCCTGTGTTCACAGATCACCAATGCCTTCAGCACACCCTCCAAGGACCCCTTCTCATCTGCCCCAATGACCAAACCAGTGACGGTGATAGCACCACAGTCTCCTGCCTTTCAAGTATTGCCCATTG CTAATGGCACTGACTCAGCCTTCCATGTGCTTGCTGCTAAGCCAGCCCATACTGCTCTAGCACCCGTAGCAATGCCTGTGCGTGAAACCAACCCCTCCCACGCCCCTGATGCTGCTAACAAGGGAATTGCAGCCACACGTTCAGGGACTGAGTGGGGTCAATCTTCTGGTGCTGCATCTCCAGGTCTCTTGCAGGCTGGTCACAGACGCACTCCCTCCAAGGCTGACCGCTGGTTAGAAGAGGTGTCCAAGAGCGTCCAGGCGCAGCAGCCCCAGGCCTCAGCTGCTCCTCTGTAGCCAGTTCTCTAGCCTGCTCCACCCACTTCCATGACCCAGCCAGCACCGCCTTTCCAAGGGAACGCGTTCCTCACCTCTCAGCCTGTGCCAGTGGGCGTGGTCCCACCCCTGCAGCCAGCCTTTGTCCCTGCCCAGTCCTATCCTGTGGCCAATGGGATGCCCTATCCAGCCCCTAATGCGCCTGTGGTGGGCATCACTCCCTCCCAGACGGTAGCCAATGTGTTTGGCATTGCAGGCCACCCTCAGGCCGCCCACCCCCATCAGTCTCCCAGCCTGGTCAAGCAGCAGACATTTCCACAGTATGAGATGAGCAGTGCTACTGCCAGTCCCTTCTTTAAGCCACCTGCTCAACACCTCAACGGTTCTGCAGCTTTTAATGGTGTAGAGGATGGCAGGTTGGCCTCAGGAGATAAGCACACAGAGGTTCCTGCAGGCACCTGCCCAGTGGATCCTTTCAAAGCCCAGTGGGCTGCATTAGAAAGCAAGTCCAAGCAGCGTACTAACCCCTCTCCCACCAATCCTTTCTCCAGTGACTTACAGAAGACGTTTGAAATTGAACTTTAA